TCTAATTACTGAACGGTAAAAGAAACAATATTTTAGTAAACCTTCGGAAGTACTGGTGTTTAGCGTTTAAGCCATCTAACTGTCCTTCGTATAGCTTCTTCAATACCTGTTCTAGGCTCCCAACCGAGCTTTTTTATACGCTCTATACTTAATCTCACAACAGGTGCATCGCCAACCCAGCCTCTAATGCCACCTGTAAAACGATATTTAACGTTTTTCAAGTTTAACTCCTCAACAACGATATCTGCAAGCTTTTTGATCTTTATATCCTCATCAGTACCTAAATTGTAAATATTTATTTTTTTATTTGCTTTTTCGTAAGCGAACATGATACCATCGATACAATCTTCTAAGGCCAGGAAAGATTTTACCTGCTCCCCGTTACCTATAATCTCTAGCTCTTTAGGATTCATTTTAAGCTTATTCACAAAATCAAATATTACGCCATGCGAGTGCCTTGCACCGATAACGCCTACAAATCTAAAAATCCAAGCTTGTAAGTTGAAACTAGCGCAGTAAGCGCTTATTAGAGCTTCGCATGCAATTTTAGAGGCGCCGTAAAGTGAAGTTGGAATTAGAGGGTAATCTTCGCATGTAGGATAAATTTCAGGCTCTCCGTAAACCGCACTGCTACTACTAAAAATTATTTTTTTAACGTTAGCTAAGCGCATACCTTCTAAAACATTATATGTAACAATTGTATTAAGCTCCAAATCTTTTCTAGGTTGCGCTACGCCACCCCTTATATCTGCGTTAGCTGCAAAATGGAATATTGCATCGCTACCTCTGAAAATTTCGCTAATACCTTGAAATTCGAGCAAATCTTTTACAATAAATTTAAAATTTTTATTCCCTTCGTTGTGCTTTATATTCTCTAGTTTACCTGTGCTAAGATTATCAAGGCATATAACTTCATTATTATTTTTCAAAAGTCTATCTATAATATGAGAGCCTATAAAGCCAGCGCCACCGGTAACAATATACTTCAAACTCTTCTACCTCTCCTACCACCGGGTCTCCTACCACCATTATGCGGTATGGGAGTAACATCTTCTATTCTGGCTATTTTCAGTCCAGCTCTTGATAGCGACCTTATTGCAGCTTGGGCTCCTGGCCCTGGCGAAGTAGCTTTTATACCGCCCGGCGCCCTTACTTTTATTGTTATTACATCAAAACCTTTTTCTTTTATAGCCTCTGCCACTCTCTCAGCAGCTTTCATTGCCGCGTAAGGTGAAGCCTCGTCTTTAGCTGCTTTTACTACCATTCCTCCTGAGCATTTTGCGATTGTCTCACTGCCTGTAATATCTGTTGCGGTAATAATAATATTATTGAAAGATGCGTAAATATGAACAACACCATGGTTACCCATTCTAGCTTATCTCCTTACCGCTTGTTATCTCCTGAGGTTTTGGCCTTACAGGGTGTAACTCGTTAACCAAAGGCGAGCTATCAATATACGAAATCTCAGCTTCTTCCGACTTCTTGACCATGTATGAAGGAATTGTTACTTTTCTATTGCCTATCCCAACATGTCCATGCACTATTAACTGACGTGCTTGCTTGAATGTAGAGGCAAGACCTTTTTTATAAACTACACTCTGAAACCTTCTTGATAGTAGCGAGTCTATAGTCAACGCTAAAATATCATCCAAATTAGCATTTTCATTTAGTATTCCCAGATTCACAAGCTTGCTAATTAACTGCTTTGCCTCTTTTTGAGCTTGCTTGTCGCCTATCCTTAATTTAGGGAACAGCAGTCTTGCCTGCCTTCTGAAATTTCTTAGTGTCAAGCGTGCTCTCCAAATTTCTCTTTTGTTTTTCAGTCCGTATTTTTTAATTAGCTCCTTTTCCTCTTCAATTCTATCTG
This is a stretch of genomic DNA from Candidatus Thermoplasmatota archaeon. It encodes these proteins:
- a CDS encoding NAD-dependent epimerase/dehydratase family protein encodes the protein MKYIVTGGAGFIGSHIIDRLLKNNNEVICLDNLSTGKLENIKHNEGNKNFKFIVKDLLEFQGISEIFRGSDAIFHFAANADIRGGVAQPRKDLELNTIVTYNVLEGMRLANVKKIIFSSSSAVYGEPEIYPTCEDYPLIPTSLYGASKIACEALISAYCASFNLQAWIFRFVGVIGARHSHGVIFDFVNKLKMNPKELEIIGNGEQVKSFLALEDCIDGIMFAYEKANKKINIYNLGTDEDIKIKKLADIVVEELNLKNVKYRFTGGIRGWVGDAPVVRLSIERIKKLGWEPRTGIEEAIRRTVRWLKR
- a CDS encoding 30S ribosomal protein S11, with product MGNHGVVHIYASFNNIIITATDITGSETIAKCSGGMVVKAAKDEASPYAAMKAAERVAEAIKEKGFDVITIKVRAPGGIKATSPGPGAQAAIRSLSRAGLKIARIEDVTPIPHNGGRRPGGRRGRRV
- a CDS encoding 30S ribosomal protein S4, with protein sequence MGDPKFSRKKYEKPVHPWQADRIEEEKELIKKYGLKNKREIWRARLTLRNFRRQARLLFPKLRIGDKQAQKEAKQLISKLVNLGILNENANLDDILALTIDSLLSRRFQSVVYKKGLASTFKQARQLIVHGHVGIGNRKVTIPSYMVKKSEEAEISYIDSSPLVNELHPVRPKPQEITSGKEIS